One Idiomarina loihiensis L2TR genomic window carries:
- a CDS encoding electron transfer flavoprotein-ubiquinone oxidoreductase, producing MERESMEFDVVIVGAGPSGLATACRLGQLAQENEQELMICVVEKGADIGAHILSGAVFEPRALNELFPDWKDRGAPLNTEVTGDDVLLLKDENNHSRLPDFSVPKTFHNKGNYIASMGNLCRWMAEQAEQLGIEIFPGFAASEILYNDDGSVAGIQTGDMGVAKDGSEKDGYMPGMELRAKYTLFAEGCRGHLGKELISRFELDKDSTPQHYGLGFKEIWDVPEDMHEPGKVVHTAGWPLTDSDATGGGYLYHAEDGQVYLGLIVDLNYANPYLNPFQEFQRFKTHPAIKQIIENGKRVSYGARAIAKGGYYSLPKMTFPGGLLVGCNAGTLNFAKIKGNHTAMKSGMVAAECVFEQLKNGKANDDITSYKEAFEKSWVFDELYRSRNFGGAVHKLGTILGGAYNMVDQNWFGGKLPFKFKEWTPDYKATGKAENYTAIDYPKADNKLTFDRLSSVFLSNTNHAEDQPCHLKLSDANIPLEVNLPKYAEPAQRYCPAGVYEVVEEDGKQVFQINAQNCIHCKTCDIKDPSQNITWVVPEGGGGPTYPNM from the coding sequence GTGGAACGCGAAAGCATGGAATTTGATGTCGTCATAGTTGGTGCAGGCCCGTCAGGGTTGGCAACCGCCTGTCGACTCGGCCAACTCGCACAGGAAAATGAGCAAGAACTCATGATATGCGTAGTTGAGAAAGGCGCTGATATTGGCGCTCATATTTTATCCGGCGCGGTGTTCGAACCACGAGCCCTGAACGAACTTTTCCCTGACTGGAAAGATCGCGGCGCCCCGCTCAATACCGAAGTTACCGGCGATGATGTTTTATTGCTAAAAGACGAAAATAATCACAGTCGCCTGCCTGACTTTAGTGTGCCTAAAACCTTTCACAATAAAGGCAATTACATTGCCAGTATGGGTAACCTGTGTCGTTGGATGGCAGAACAAGCCGAACAACTGGGCATCGAAATATTTCCTGGTTTTGCGGCCTCTGAAATTCTGTATAACGACGATGGCAGCGTTGCGGGTATTCAAACCGGTGACATGGGTGTGGCTAAAGACGGTAGCGAAAAAGACGGCTATATGCCGGGAATGGAACTGCGTGCTAAATACACCTTATTCGCAGAAGGTTGTCGCGGTCATTTAGGCAAAGAGCTGATTAGCAGGTTTGAACTGGATAAAGACAGCACCCCGCAACATTATGGTCTAGGCTTTAAAGAAATTTGGGATGTACCAGAGGACATGCACGAGCCCGGCAAAGTGGTTCACACCGCAGGCTGGCCGCTAACCGACAGTGATGCTACTGGCGGCGGTTATCTATATCATGCCGAAGACGGACAAGTGTACTTAGGCCTTATTGTTGATCTTAACTACGCTAACCCTTACCTGAATCCATTTCAGGAGTTTCAGCGGTTCAAAACTCACCCGGCTATTAAGCAAATCATTGAAAATGGTAAGCGGGTGTCCTACGGCGCACGCGCTATTGCTAAAGGTGGCTATTATTCGTTACCGAAAATGACCTTCCCCGGAGGTTTGCTGGTTGGCTGTAACGCAGGCACCTTAAACTTTGCCAAGATCAAAGGAAACCATACCGCAATGAAGTCGGGTATGGTGGCCGCTGAATGTGTATTTGAACAGCTAAAAAATGGTAAAGCCAACGACGACATTACCAGCTACAAAGAGGCGTTTGAAAAGTCCTGGGTATTTGATGAATTGTATCGCTCACGCAATTTCGGCGGTGCTGTGCATAAATTGGGCACAATACTTGGCGGCGCTTATAATATGGTCGATCAAAATTGGTTTGGTGGTAAATTACCCTTTAAATTTAAAGAGTGGACACCGGATTATAAAGCGACAGGTAAAGCCGAAAACTATACGGCAATCGACTATCCAAAAGCAGATAATAAACTGACATTTGATCGTCTGTCATCGGTATTTTTGTCCAATACCAATCACGCAGAAGATCAACCCTGCCATTTAAAGCTCAGTGACGCTAATATTCCATTAGAGGTCAATTTACCGAAGTATGCAGAGCCTGCGCAACGCTATTGCCCTGCCGGGGTTTATGAAGTGGTTGAAGAAGACGGCAAACAAGTTTTTCAAATTAATGCGCAAAACTGCATACACTGTAAAACTTGTGATATTAAAGATCCTAGCCAGAATATAACCTGGGTTGTGCCCGAAGGTGGCGGCGGACCTACCTACCCTAATATGTAA
- a CDS encoding putative bifunctional diguanylate cyclase/phosphodiesterase: MMFLHGSRQAVIAALVGLVITVTAFSYLRYQENQVVHDALEAETYNLQRDIRQSLVSHLFVAELLAREWERSDLSIEERWKENADIVTLYYQNVQGITWLNDELDIELIYPQNEQPELLGTPFAKTPLLEKLKASEGNRHAMMGPAGNLGRISSDIAIFVRVEQQDQTHGFLGFVISLQSLFNNVVRSNISEGFQLSVRSDNDILYQFAGDTSLREEWSHFHSLQLVGNSWELSVWPTAGHLEQLRGGISLAALIAGLLVTSMLTFVLYILGQSRFKAQQLADSNIELYSEIDERERIEKQMAYLAEHDSLTGLVNRNALKRILGEWLETESPHKKAALLFIDLDRFKEVNDALGHTVGDELLRRVARRITKLAPKGSVLARAGGDEFLLAIAKPDSRESIIKLSEQMLQALDTHFFVDVYELFISASIGVTFADDADFNAEYFIRNADTALYQAKEHGRNTYKVYDKAIHRDLTKKLELVKRLRHAVSKQQLTVYYQPKVELGSRRISGLEALVRWVDDDGSIIPPDEFIPLAEDTGLIIPISEYVMEEAFLQLKQWHELGFDELSIAINISGKQLHLADLVDDIMERVNEAQIPPNKVELELTEQVFIENIQSHTRFMHSVREQGMSLAIDDFGVGYSSLSYLKNFPVTSLKIDRSFVRDLPHNEDDATITQTIISLARNLNLQLVAEGIETEEQVEFLLQRECSTGQGFLFSKPVPARQITELLQQYKGLIPIQIA, encoded by the coding sequence ATGATGTTCCTGCACGGATCACGGCAGGCTGTTATAGCAGCCCTTGTTGGTTTGGTCATTACTGTTACCGCTTTTAGCTATTTGCGTTATCAGGAAAATCAAGTTGTCCACGATGCCCTGGAAGCCGAAACTTATAACTTGCAACGCGACATTCGACAAAGTCTGGTATCCCATTTGTTCGTCGCTGAATTGTTAGCTCGCGAGTGGGAACGTAGTGACCTTTCAATAGAGGAACGCTGGAAGGAAAATGCCGATATCGTTACTTTGTACTATCAGAATGTACAAGGCATCACCTGGCTCAATGATGAGCTGGATATTGAGCTTATCTACCCTCAGAACGAACAACCCGAACTACTGGGAACGCCTTTTGCTAAAACTCCATTACTGGAAAAGCTGAAGGCTTCGGAAGGAAACCGTCACGCAATGATGGGCCCTGCCGGGAATTTGGGCCGTATTAGCAGCGACATAGCTATTTTTGTCCGTGTAGAGCAGCAAGATCAAACTCACGGCTTTCTGGGTTTTGTAATAAGCCTGCAAAGCCTGTTTAACAATGTGGTGCGCAGTAACATCAGTGAAGGTTTCCAACTCAGTGTACGCAGTGACAACGACATACTGTATCAATTTGCCGGCGATACTTCATTACGCGAAGAATGGTCACATTTTCATTCACTACAATTAGTAGGAAATAGCTGGGAGCTTTCAGTCTGGCCGACCGCTGGTCATCTGGAACAACTACGCGGGGGAATTTCACTAGCCGCTTTAATCGCCGGTTTACTCGTAACCAGCATGCTGACTTTTGTCCTTTATATTTTAGGCCAGAGCCGTTTTAAAGCTCAGCAACTGGCCGATTCAAATATTGAACTTTATAGTGAAATTGATGAACGCGAGCGCATTGAAAAGCAGATGGCTTATCTTGCCGAGCATGATTCTCTTACCGGCCTTGTAAACCGAAACGCCTTGAAACGTATTTTGGGTGAGTGGCTGGAAACCGAATCGCCGCATAAAAAAGCCGCTTTGTTATTTATCGATTTAGATAGATTTAAGGAAGTCAATGATGCGCTGGGTCATACGGTTGGCGACGAATTGCTACGCCGGGTTGCACGACGCATTACAAAATTAGCACCTAAAGGTAGTGTTCTGGCGCGGGCTGGTGGTGATGAGTTTTTACTGGCAATAGCAAAACCTGATAGTCGCGAAAGTATTATCAAATTGTCTGAGCAAATGCTCCAGGCTTTGGACACGCACTTTTTCGTCGACGTCTATGAGCTCTTTATTAGTGCTTCTATTGGTGTCACTTTCGCGGATGATGCCGATTTTAACGCTGAATACTTTATTCGTAACGCAGACACCGCGCTATATCAGGCAAAAGAACATGGCCGCAATACCTATAAAGTTTACGATAAAGCCATTCACCGCGACTTGACCAAAAAACTGGAACTGGTTAAACGGCTGCGCCACGCCGTTTCTAAGCAGCAACTAACGGTTTATTACCAACCTAAAGTTGAGCTCGGTAGCCGCCGTATCAGTGGTTTAGAGGCTCTGGTTCGCTGGGTTGATGACGATGGCAGTATCATTCCTCCGGATGAGTTTATTCCACTGGCTGAAGATACCGGCCTTATTATTCCTATATCGGAATACGTGATGGAAGAAGCCTTCCTACAATTAAAGCAATGGCACGAACTTGGCTTCGACGAATTGAGCATTGCCATCAATATCTCAGGAAAACAGCTACACTTAGCTGATTTGGTCGATGATATTATGGAGCGGGTTAACGAAGCACAAATACCGCCAAACAAAGTTGAACTAGAGCTAACTGAGCAAGTATTTATCGAAAATATTCAGTCCCATACCCGTTTCATGCACTCGGTGCGTGAACAGGGAATGTCACTGGCTATAGACGACTTTGGTGTGGGATACTCTTCGCTTTCATATTTGAAGAATTTCCCGGTTACTTCGTTAAAAATAGATCGCTCTTTTGTCAGGGATTTACCACACAACGAAGACGACGCAACCATTACGCAGACCATTATTAGTCTGGCGCGTAATTTAAACCTGCAATTGGTTGCCGAGGGTATCGAAACCGAAGAACAAGTCGAATTTTTATTACAACGTGAATGCAGTACCGGACAAGGCTTTCTTTTCAGTAAACCGGTTCCGGCACGGCAAATCACTGAACTATTACAGCAGTATAAAGGGCTTATCCCTATCCAGATAGCCTGA